The window CCCCCTCCGCAAGCGGTTAGGGTAACGACTTCGGGCAAAACCAGCTCCCATGGTGTGACGGGCGGTGTGTACAAGGCCCGGGAACGAATTCACTGCAGTATGCTGACCTGCAATTACTAGCGATTCCTCCTTCACGCAGGCGAGTTGCAGCCTGCGATCTGAACTGAGCCACGGTTTATGGGATTAGCTGACGATCGCTCGCTCGCTGCCCTTTGTCCGTCGCATTGTAGTACGTGTGTAGCCCAGGACGTAAGGGGCATGCTGACTTGACGTCATCCCCACCTTCCTCCAGTTTGTCACTGGCAGTCTCTCTAGAGTGCCCAACTTAATGATGGCAACTAAAAACGAGGGTTGCGCTCGTTGCGGGACTTAACCCAACATCTCACGACACGAGCTGACGACAGCCATGCACCACCTGTGTTCCGGCTCCCGAAGGCACTCCCAAGTTTCCCTGGGATTCCGGACATGTCAAGCCCTGGTAAGGTTCTTCGCGTTGCATCGAATTAAACCACATACTCCACCGCTTGTGCGGGCCCCCGTCAATTCCTTTGAGTTTCACTCTTGCGAGCGTACTCCCCAGGCGGGATACTTAACGCGTTAGCTACGGCACGGCTCGGGTCGATACGAGCCACACCTAGTATCCATCGTTTACGGCTAGGACTACTGGGGTATCTAATCCCATTCGCTCCCCTAGCTTTCGTCCCTGAGTGTCAGTTGTGGTCCAGTAGAGCGCTTTCGCCACCGATGTTCTTCCCGATCTCTACGCATTTCACCGCTACACCGGGAATTCCCTCTACCCCCTACCACACTCTAGCGCTTCAGTTTCCACCGCCTTTCCAGGGTTAAGCCCCAGTCTTTGACGACAGACTTGAAGTGCCACCTGCGGACGCTTTACGCCCAATAATTCCGGATAACGCTTGCCTCCTCCGTATTACCGCGGCTGCTGGCACGGAGTTAGCCGAGGCTGATTCCTCAGGTACCGTCATTGTGTTCTTCCCTGAGAAAAGAGGTTTACAACCCAAGAGCCTTCCTCCCTCACGCGGTCTTGCTCCGTCAGGCTTTCGCCCATTGCGGAAAATTCCCCACTGCTGCCTCCCGTAGGAGTCTGGGCCGTGTCTCAGTCCCAGTGTGGCTGATCATCCTCTCAGACCAGCTACTGATCGTCGCCTTGGTGAGCTTTTACCCCACCAACTAGCTAATCAGACGCGAGCTCCTCTTCAGGCGATAAATCTTTCACGTTGCGGCATATCCGGTATTAGCCACCGTTTCCAGTGGTTGTCCCCGACCTGAAGGCAGATTCTCACGCGTTACTCACCCGTCCGCCACTGAACTCCGAAGAGTCCCGTTCGACTTGCATGTGTTAAGCAGACCGCCAGCGTTCATCCTGAGCCAGGATCAAACTCTCCATTTTGTTGGAAAGTATGTTACTTTTGGCTCCGAAAATTTCTCATTTCCGGAATCCTCTTCTTTTTTCAGCTCTGGGGGTTAACCCAAAACTTGATTGTTTCTGACGAGGATTGGTACTTATTTTGGCTTTCAAACTATTGGTTTTTCTAGGTTCGGGCGCGATGCTGGGCGTTAGCCTTTTTCTCGCGCATTTACCAATCTACCCCTATTCCCCCACTCTGTCAACCCCCTACACTCCCTTTTTTCCTTGCCTTTGCTCCTTCTCCCTTCACAATGCACATCTTTGGCTTCTTGTTGAGCGCAGAGTATGGCTGGAGCCAATAAACTATTTCAGTCTGGTCGTTGCTTCACATTATTGGAAGAAGCTCAAACCTCTCTATGAAGATTCCCCAGTTATAGAAATGGGATATTGAAGAGCCAGGGTTCAGCGGAACACAAGAAATATTGTGTTAACTGGCTCAAAGCTCAAGTTATGTTAAGGATACGGTTTCACTCAACGGCTAAACAGCCTATGCCTGTTGAGATTATTTTACCTTGCACTATGAACTCCCTAATTGAACAGCTAAGAAATAAATTTACTCACGCCTTAACTACAGCTTTCGGGTCAGCGGTGGAGGGGATAGATCCAATAGTCGTACCTGCTAGCAATCCTCAGTTTGGTGACTATCAATCTAATATTGCCTTGTCCTTAAGTAAGCCACTGAGACAACAGCCACGGGCAATAGCTGAGCAAATTGTTCAGCATTTGGATGTTTCCGGCATTTGTCAGACACCGACTATTGCAGGCCCTGGCTTTATCAACTTGAGGTTGGAACCAGCGTATCTGGAAGCACAACTGAGTGCTATTCAAACAGACCCCCGCTTAGGGGTTGAATCAATCAAGACACCTCAACGCATCATTGTTGATTTCTCTTCCCCCAACATTGCCAAAGAGATGCATGTTGGACACTTACGCTCGACAATTATTGGGGATTCTCTGGCACGAATCCTAGAATTTCAAGGTCATGATGTCCTGCGATTGAATCATGTAGGGGATTGGGGAACACAATTTGGGATGTTAATCGCCTATCTGCGGGTGACTTACCCAAGTGCCTTAACGACATCCAATGCTTTGGATTTGGGAGACTTAGTCACATTTTATCGGAAAGCCAAGCAGCGATTTGATGGTGATGAGGAATTTCAAGAAACGGCTCGAAAAGAAGTAGTCAAACTGCAATCAGGCGCAGAGGATAGCCGACAAGCTTGGCAGTTGCTATGTGAACAATCACGGCGTGAGTTTGAAGTTATTTATGACCTGCTAGATATCCATTTAACAGAACGCGGTGAATCATTCTACAATCCATTACTACCCGATGTGGTAAAAGACCTTGAAGAGTCAGGTCTGTTAGTGGAAGACACGGGTGCCCAGTGTGTTTTCCTTGAAGGGTTTACTAATAAAGAGGGTCAACCTCTGCCTTTGATTGTGCAAAAATCGGATGGTGGCTACAACTACGCCACAACTGATTTAGCCGCAATACGTTACCGGATTGAGCAAGATAGAGCGGTTCGGATTATTTACGTTACGGATGCGGGACAAGCCAATCATTTTGCTCAGGTTTTTCAAGTGGCACGTCGGGCGGGTTGGTTAACCAATGAAGTGCAGGTGGTACATGTTCCGTTTGGACTAGTGCAGGGGGAAGATGGTAAAAAACTGAAAACCCGTTCTGGGGAAACCATAAGGCTACGAGATTTATTAGATGAAGCGATCGCACGCGCCCGTGCTGATCTCGAAGCCCGACTGAAGGATGAGGGGCGGGAAGAAACAG of the Allocoleopsis franciscana PCC 7113 genome contains:
- the argS gene encoding arginine--tRNA ligase, yielding MNSLIEQLRNKFTHALTTAFGSAVEGIDPIVVPASNPQFGDYQSNIALSLSKPLRQQPRAIAEQIVQHLDVSGICQTPTIAGPGFINLRLEPAYLEAQLSAIQTDPRLGVESIKTPQRIIVDFSSPNIAKEMHVGHLRSTIIGDSLARILEFQGHDVLRLNHVGDWGTQFGMLIAYLRVTYPSALTTSNALDLGDLVTFYRKAKQRFDGDEEFQETARKEVVKLQSGAEDSRQAWQLLCEQSRREFEVIYDLLDIHLTERGESFYNPLLPDVVKDLEESGLLVEDTGAQCVFLEGFTNKEGQPLPLIVQKSDGGYNYATTDLAAIRYRIEQDRAVRIIYVTDAGQANHFAQVFQVARRAGWLTNEVQVVHVPFGLVQGEDGKKLKTRSGETIRLRDLLDEAIARARADLEARLKDEGREETEEFKTHVAQIIGLSAVKYADLSQNRNSNYIFSFNKMLSLQGNTAPYLLYAYARIQSISRKGNINFDEMGNNIKVLLQEEAELVLGKHLLQLSEVLRELERDLLPNRLCQYLYELSQKFNQFFEQCPVLWSEEPVRTSRLVLCNLTAKTLKLGLSLLGIGVLERM